acagatgagtgtacctgtatatttagggatattctagatgcatttgttaatgtcggttaccaggtgttcaccatatgaatgatttttaattcgcaggttatgcgtactattttgtactcgggttacgtgtacaattatatatcagaaatcttgttgtctattaaaatgtggaattgaatgtttatgataaactaatgaactcaccaaccttttggttgacacttgaaagcatgtttattctaaggtttgaaagaaatcttccgctgtgcatttgctcatttagagatattacttggagtcattcatggcatatttcaaaagacgttgcatttaagtcattgagtttaataaagattattattaagaagataacatattaagtcatttatagattggatatattatgaaagggtatgcatgcctgtcaactttcaatgaaatgaaagtttgtcttttaaaaacgaatgcaatatttgtaaaatgaaacatatagaggtcaagtacatcacgatgtaaccatatgttattgtattcgtccttatggattaggacgggtcacttcagatGACACCATTTTTTTCGGGTCGTGGAGTGAAGGAAATATTCACAACCTCATGAAACTCCTAAAGTGTTTTGAACTTACTTCCGGTCTCAAGGTTAACTACCATAAGAGTAGTCTAATCGGGGTTGGTGTTGACAAAATTGAAGTAGAAAACATGGCTAGAGCATTTCATTGCGAAGTTGGTACACTTCCATTTATTTACTTAGGTCTCCCCGTTGGTGGTTATATGAAAGAAGAAGTTAATTGGAAGTCGGCAAGTAGTAAATTTGAGAAGCGTCTTTCGGAATGGAGAGCTAAAACAGTGTCATTTGGTGGTCGGTGCTTAATAGTCTTTCGTTGTACCACTTCTCGCTCTTCCGTGCACCGCCATGTGTGATCAAAAAACTTGAGAGTGTAAGACGttctttttttggggcgggtcggggggTAAAAAATCTAAAATTTCGTGGGTCAAATGGGTGGATACACAATTACCTTATGGGGAGGGCGGGTTAAATTTGGGAACACTTAATGGCAAAACATGGCCTTgattggcaagtggtggtggaggtttaaaaccaaaACCACTTCTTTGTGGGTCAAGGTCATTTCGAGTATTTACGGATCATCAGGCGGTCTTTTGTTGGATGACTCATTTCGTATTGATTCTTACAAATCGGTATGGAATGAGATCCTAAAAACCGGTAATAACTTTAATGCACTTGGTCTTCCCTTTCGGAGTTTTTTTGTAAAAGATCTAGGTGATGGCGAGGCTACTTCCTTTTGGAAAGATGTTTGGATTGGCAATGAAGTGTTAAAAGACAAGTTCAAAAGGCTTTCGAGATTTGATAATGACATTAATGCATCAGTTAAAGATCGGGTCATTTGGGATGGGGCAAAAGGTGCGGGTAATTGGTCTTGGGCAAGAGAACCATTCGAGCGAGCAAAGGATGAACTAGAAGGTCTAACCAAATTGATCTCGGGTGCAGTTTTACATCCGGAAAAGAAAGACGCATGGAGGTGGGCACTGGGTACTAATGGGTTGTTCACCACAAAAGCACTTACAGATATGATTAACTCGGGACTTTTAACTTCAAGTGATTCAAATTGTGAGACCTTACGTAACAAACTTGTTCCAAAAAAGGTGGAGGTATTTGTTTGGAGAGCAAGGAAATTACGTCTCCCGGTTTTGGTGGAACTTGACAAAAGAGGGATTGATCTACACTCGGTTCGTTGTCCGCTTTGCGATGAGGATATTGAAACGGTCAATAACTCACTAATTTTGTGTAAGCATGTTTTTGCGGTTTGGAGTAAAGTTTTTGATTGGTGGGGGCGGGGAGGTATACCATTTATTAATGTTGGGGACCTCTTTCTTGATACGGGTCGGGCGAATTCTTATAGGAGGAAAATTATATGGCAAGCGGTTGGGTGGGTGTGTTCCTATTTAATTTGGAAAAATCGAAAccaaaaggtcttaacaaataagagtTGGAATGTGCCGATAACCCTTAACGAAATTCAAGTGAAGAGCTTCGAGTGGATCGCGAAAAGGTGCAAATCTCAAGTAATCGATTGGCACAATTGGATTTATAACCCTCAAATCTTTATTTAATATCGATTGGCACAATTGGATTTATAACCCTCAAATCTTTATTTAATGTGAATTGTAGCTACTGTGTTCGTGTGACATTCTGTCCAAGTAGATGTACATAGGTGTGTCAAGCAATAGCTTGTTTGTTATACTTGTAGTGTGTTTTAAATGCTCCTTCTTGAGCATTTCTTGAACATATATTTTATTTTCAATAAAAGCATtgcctttccaaaaaaaaaaaaaaatttattttatgaTGATTGTGTATAAAGTCATATAGCATTTGCTTAAGGCATTTTAATGCAAATCtgcagtttttatgaaaatatgaagaaaaagttgatGACATCAACTCATACATGATACACATAAGATCTCATATTATTTTTAGAATTTTAGCGATCTAAAAGTTCACAATTCAAAGTGTTAAATTGTAAGGTCATTTTCTTGCTGTTTTTACATTTTGCTCCCACCATCTTAATgccatagtaaaaaaaaaaattttttttataaaaaatccAACTAACACGAACTCCGCAACCCTCCACGAATACATAAATTAATgcattacacatatatatatttgtctATTTCAGACCTTAAACTTCTAGTCTCATAATTAAAAAGGGTGATGATGCTTACAAGAATTGTGACAAAAAATGAACTTTAATTGAAACAATGTAAAGTCCCCTATACTTTAGTGCAAAACATGTTGATCTTCAATCAAGTGGAGTAATCTCataattatgaattatatatatatactagtactAGGTTTATGAGTTCATCAGGTAGACgaaaattgtaaatatatatatatatatatatatatatatatatatatatatatatatatatatatatatatatatatatatatatatatatatatataggggcaggatccatggggaagtaaccaatcgggggaaagcggggggaagcaaaattttatttgtttttcctttttttttggaattttttttccggcatcaagatcacacgaaaatatgaacatttagaagagacacttcgtgatgaatgttattatttaggcggaaaaacgattgacaaaaataacattcaagataatattgttcgtgaagaatatgaacgttttttttttcttcatgttttgtgaagtaaaatttagcccgatttagagtttagggtttagggtttggtgttttgggtttattccataaacccaaaacaccaaacccaaaacccaaaactgtAAAcctttcgtgttaaaaactcaatctaaatcctaaatctaaaccctaaatctaaaccctaaatttctaaaccctaatatctaaaccctataaacccaaaTATCTAAACCCTGGTATCTAAACCCCaaaagctaaaacctcaacatacgctcgaaaaacacgataattgttatatattacttcttcgtgcgttttcccgccaaaataaaaatatttatcacaaagtgtctctactaaatgttcatattttcatcccatctataatgttcgtgaacaaagttttttcaaaaaatgaaaaaaaaaaaaatttgtttccccccgcttccccccgattggttatttccctcttgatcataccactatatatatatatatatatatatatatatatatatatatatatatatatatatatatatatatatatatatatatatatgcaggttCAGACGATAATCATAAAAAAAGTGAGAACTGTGAGATATTATTAGTTTCATAATTTTTATGCATTTATATGCAACAAATTACATAcaaatgttaattaatgttcatatcatGAGCAAATTATAAACTTATGgtcattaccacaaattacatgttacatttttaataatatgtaatgttcacatgttacacaaataaatatgcacatgtgaacgaaaaattatatatttgattatatatgaaaaatataagtttttttcaaGCTATTTTATATTCATTtttactctccatcaacatttaAAAGTAATTCAATCTACTTACATGTAAAAATctttgtagttatatatatatatatatatatatatatatatatatatatatatatatatatatatatatatatatatatatttatatatatctatgatTAATAAATGGAATATAGATGGATATGGACAAAGACTACAATAAAGTTTGAGAAGTTTGGAAAATTGTCGTTGTTAGGGACAAATAAACCAAATGTAAACGTCTTGATGTTACAAAACATTAAAGgaagttaattaaaaattaaattaaacctAATATGGTAAACAAGTAAGAATGGTGGTCTAGATTTTTCCACTTGTCTGAAATTAAAAATTAAACAAGTAAGTTTGGAAAATTGTCGGTGTGCCCCGCATACTTTCGTATTATCAATTTCTAGGGTGAAATGGTGATAGGGTGATTACTACAACGATAAATGTGagaatacataaaaaaaaaaaaaaaaggaaaatggTGGGAATGGAGTGATGTAAAGTAAGTTGctttttgttttttaagatgtttttatcTAAAGATTTGCGGACCATGTCTGTAAAGAAAATGTGGTCTGAAGGTCTGTATGCTGAATAATAAAGACTGATTGTTTTTAAGTCTGCAACATAACTTAATTCAGTCTGCAACACTTAGAAtcacatttctaagtctgcgaggctgcagacataataagacataattttatcttatgtcttcagaagGGCACGCAGACATAAGATATAATAAGGTCTGCAGACaagaaaacaaacaacacctaagtCTCCATCTTTaaagttttattttatttaaaaaaaatggctGAATCTAATTAGTGAAGAATATTAATACGCTCGTAACGAAGCTAGTGAAGACCTCAATAATATTCAATAATGTTCAGTattaattgtccagtattcctttttgggacgtcccaaattaattgtccacttccaaatatggaaagtaaatttgatgatgtttacaatattgtccctaatgaattaattaaattacaaaggtgagagagatttctaattaattagttgagggtaaaacagtaaagtaagaaaaaagtacagaaaaagtacagtgtgataatgacatttcttaaactgtgtattttttgtctggggacaattaatctgggacggagggagtactagatttaagagcccgtgcatTGCACGGCAGCTTTAAAAAATAAGATTCGAAGACGTCAGTTTTGATACTGAGTAGCTGCACGTATACAAATATAATATAGATAACATTTGTAATGAAATGAAATGTATTGAAACAATTATTATTGTAAACGTTAataatgaatacaattacaatGTAGCTTTCGATTGTTCATAGTCAATTATATCATCTCCGAGTTGCTACTACGCTAAGTTTATAAAACACTTGCCATATAATTCCCAAAAACATCCCCAATTGAGTGAAAGAGTGGCAAAATCAACAAAAATTGTGCAAACTGAAAACAACAAAAAAAGATTCAATGTTTAAATTCACACAAGACATTTGAAAATACATAATACATAAATAAAAGTAATAAGAATGTAGTCACCTGGTAGAATCACTGCTAAAGCAAGCCTCATCAACAGACCCACCATGCCAAAGATAGTTTTTGAAGCCACTGATCTAATCCTAAATCTTCTTCTCTATCAATTTCTTCATTAGCACCTCTCAATTCCATTGTTGTTACTATTAAGTTTTGATCATCAACTAATCCACTTGGAGAAATTGGACACTTGTATTAGCCTGAAAAacattcattattatcattaacacaatgTAATCAAAAGGCACACGGGTCAAAATTACCACCCTCAAAACAATCGCATATTATGAACATTTGTGGTGTAAGAATCGCATACCATGAACATCAGCTTATCAAGAAATTGCATAGTATGAACATTTGTGGTGTAACGAACTACAAAAATTGAAGACCAACAAACAATAAAACTTACTCAACAAAGAAGCAAACAAAAGTAAGGCAAAGCGGAACCTGCATCATAGGaaaacacaaattttttttttatcaagaacaacatatataacaaactatgagttgtaatcacttgcatccataaattttcttgaaaacaaagggaccaatgagatggcgacatgtggcgcgaaaatcacatgtgattgaaaaaaaaaaattcgaaaaattttttttttttaatttttttttcgaaaattttttttttcaaatttttttcccgaaatttttttttcgaaattttttttaaaaaaaatcttatgtgattatgcatgtcaatcacatgtgattgtaaacccaatcacatgtgattgtaaacccaatcacatgtgattgtaaacccaatcacatgtgattatgcatggcaaatccaatcacatgtgattgtacaattcaatcacacgtgattgtgcaggtaaatcacatgtgattgtaaaaaaaataaaaaatttaaattttttttttattaaatttcgaaaaaaaaatttaaaaatttttttttcaaaaaaatttttttaaatttttttccaatcacatgtgattttcgtgaCACGTGTCGCGCTCTCATCAGTCCCTTGAATCTCagcttaatttatggactcaaatgaatattcctcaacAAACTATACCATTGGGGGTGCAAATTATATATGTACTAAAAAGTTACAACCAACGATTGACTATATTTCTAAGAAATAAATAAATTACGAACAAAAACACATATGTAAACATATTGCGAAATCCAAATTGCAACTGTACTATACATGAGTTCCAGCGTGCCTCTGTAGAGGCGGTTTGAAAGTCGCATACGTGAGCGTCGAGTTGTTAAAAACAGCAGCAGAGGCAGAAACGCTCGCACCCCCTCACCCCGTGATAACCAACGAAAGACGGTAGTGAAACTGCTCGAAACAAACTGAATTCAGTTAACAAAACCATCAAGTATCACCCCCAAAAATCAGCTCTCACATGCACTTGTATAGTAAATCAGAATTTTAGATATCTACTAAAAAAGAAGGAATTTAATAATCAAATAACCAAGGTATCATGTGTTATGTGTCCTGGCGCTGATTGAGTGACTAAAAAAACTATCCGAGTATAGCACAGTGGTTTAACAAAAAGCAACCTGATTCCTTGTTAAATAAAAACCCTAGCAAACAAATGTGTGTAGAAATAGAATATATAGCGCCGCAATTCAAAAAGACCCATATTATAATAGCAACACTTTATTCGTAACCGGTAAAACCAAAGCTTCATGTATTTAACCAAAGCTTCATGTATATAACCAAAGCGAAAGCGAACATACATCATAAAATCAGACGAAATATAACCAAAGTGAGCTAAATAttcatttttaaatttttttttttttttttatcaagaatAACTTACTGCAATTCTAGATTTGAAAAAGAGGAAAACGAAAATAATTTACCACATGGAATCGAACAAAATTATCCACACGCAATTCCATTTTTGTATGGTACCTGTAGAAAGTTGTATCGTTAGTGTTGTTAAAGTCCCTCATGAACTACCATTCATAAACTTAAAATGTAGATTGTATGGTACCTATTGTTGAAGTGCAAAAATTTGTGAAACACAACCACACATGAAATTTTGTAGTCTCGCTCGATCCTCAAAAGAGATGGTAATTGTTGCTTTGCAGCATCCACCATCAGAAAGGTGAGCAAGGAGTTGATAAACATTGTTTGCGGCATAAAACAATGTAAATGGCTGCATAAGAGGTAGCCACTTGTTAATGAAAAAAAATAAGGGGTAGCACCTAAAAAACCAACATATACAAAGTTTCAATGCATCAAATACCATACCAATATACTAAAACTGTTACTGGAATTATATTGGTTAAGAACTGAAGATACAACGTATAGttaaacaaataatatataaaagaccTATCATTTACAAAGTTAATATAAAATAGATACATATTTGTTTTGTCGAGTATGACTGACCTTAAGAATTAAAGTATAAAAAACTAACGAAACTGAACCATGTAGCTACGTATTGTTCAACAAACACCTTTTCTCCCAAATCCATATTAACATCCTAATCAAATCATTGCAATTAAAAGTATACATAGTATCAAATTGACATATACTATAATCAGTATTAGTAGTATCCGAGCTTATATTTTCTATTATGTCATATCTGATCAATAAAACACAAAAAATAAATACATACGTATATGATTAGCACAAAT
The window above is part of the Rutidosis leptorrhynchoides isolate AG116_Rl617_1_P2 chromosome 1, CSIRO_AGI_Rlap_v1, whole genome shotgun sequence genome. Proteins encoded here:
- the LOC139883561 gene encoding uncharacterized protein, whose protein sequence is MALIGKWWWRFKTKTTSLWVKVISSIYGSSGGLLLDDSFRIDSYKSVWNEILKTGNNFNALGLPFRSFFVKDLGDGEATSFWKDVWIGNEVLKDKFKRLSRFDNDINASVKDRVIWDGAKGAGNWSWAREPFERAKDELEGLTKLISGAVLHPEKKDAWRWALGTNGLFTTKALTDMINSGLLTSSDSNCETLRNKLVPKKVEVFVWRARKLRLPVLVELDKRGIDLHSVRCPLCDEDIETVNNSLILCKHVFAVWSKVFDWWGRGGIPFINVGDLFLDTGRANSYRRKIIWQAVGWVCSYLIWKNRNQKVLTNKSWNVPITLNEIQVKSFEWIAKRCKSQVIDWHNWIYNPQIFI